Proteins encoded by one window of Superficieibacter sp. HKU1:
- a CDS encoding YhcH/YjgK/YiaL family protein encodes MIFGHINQPNPCRLPAAIEKALEFLRTTDFRQLDPGVKEIDGKDIFAQIIDLTTREAQENKPEVHRRYLDIQFLAWGEEKIGIAIDNGNNEISESLLEQRDIIFYHQSENESFIEMVPGSYAIFFPQDVHRPGCNKIAATPIRKIVVKVALAAL; translated from the coding sequence ATGATCTTCGGTCACATTAACCAACCTAATCCTTGCCGCCTGCCTGCGGCAATCGAAAAGGCGCTCGAATTTTTGCGCACCACGGATTTTCGCCAGCTCGATCCGGGCGTTAAAGAGATCGACGGCAAAGACATTTTTGCCCAGATTATCGATTTAACTACCCGCGAGGCGCAGGAGAATAAGCCGGAAGTACACCGTCGGTATCTGGATATCCAGTTTCTCGCGTGGGGCGAAGAGAAAATCGGCATCGCCATCGACAACGGCAACAATGAAATCAGTGAATCACTGCTTGAGCAACGCGATATTATTTTTTATCACCAGAGCGAAAACGAATCTTTTATTGAAATGGTGCCGGGCAGTTACGCCATATTTTTCCCGCAGGATGTGCATCGTCCTGGCTGTAATAAAATAGCGGCAACACCCATTCGTAAAATTGTCGTCAAGGTTGCCCTCGCGGCGCTTTAA
- a CDS encoding FGGY-family carbohydrate kinase, protein MSEKETFWLGIDCGGTYLKAGLYDRQGKEHGVARQSLRTLSPQAGYAERDMSALWQHCATTIARLLLKTRVTGQQIRGVGISAQGKGLFLLDKNDRPLGNAILSSDRRALEIVRRWQQDGIPDTLYPHTRQTLWTGHPVSLLRWIKEHQPQRYARIGSVMMGHDYLRWCLTGVKGAEESNISESNLYNMHDGRYDPALTRWLGISEIDCALPPIVGSTEICGEITAQAAALTGLAAGTPVVGGLFDVVSTALCAGLNDEHTLNAVMGTWAVTSGIADELRHNETHAYVYGRYAAPGQYIVHEASPTSSGNLEWLTAQWGEMSFEEINRSVGDLPKAGSDLFFLPFLYGSNAGLEMTCGFYGMQAMHTRAHLLQAVFEGVVFSHMTHLNRMRERFREVHTLRVTGGPAHSEVWMQMLADVSGLPLELPQIEETGCFGAALVAQVGTGVYASIHEAQRSLTWDLRTVTPDATAHANYQRKYQRYQILIEALQGFHARIKEHNV, encoded by the coding sequence ATGAGTGAAAAAGAGACCTTCTGGCTGGGTATCGATTGTGGCGGTACTTATCTGAAAGCCGGTTTATACGATCGCCAGGGCAAGGAGCACGGCGTCGCCCGCCAGTCGCTGCGCACGTTAAGTCCGCAAGCTGGCTATGCGGAACGGGATATGTCCGCGCTGTGGCAGCATTGCGCCACCACGATTGCCCGTCTGTTACTGAAGACGCGCGTAACAGGCCAGCAAATCCGGGGCGTCGGCATTTCTGCGCAGGGTAAAGGGTTGTTCCTGCTGGATAAAAACGATCGCCCGCTGGGTAACGCCATCCTCTCTTCCGACCGCCGGGCGCTGGAGATCGTCCGCCGCTGGCAGCAGGATGGTATACCGGACACGCTTTACCCGCATACGCGTCAGACCCTGTGGACCGGGCATCCGGTCTCGCTACTGCGCTGGATAAAAGAGCATCAACCGCAGCGCTATGCCCGTATCGGTAGCGTGATGATGGGACATGATTACCTGCGATGGTGCCTGACGGGCGTTAAGGGCGCGGAAGAGAGCAACATCTCGGAGTCCAACCTTTACAACATGCATGACGGACGCTATGACCCGGCCCTGACCCGCTGGCTTGGCATCAGCGAGATTGACTGCGCCCTGCCACCGATTGTTGGCTCAACAGAAATATGCGGGGAGATCACCGCTCAGGCAGCCGCCCTGACCGGTCTCGCGGCGGGAACTCCCGTCGTGGGCGGTCTGTTTGATGTGGTTTCCACCGCACTTTGTGCGGGCCTTAACGATGAACATACCCTGAACGCCGTTATGGGCACCTGGGCCGTCACCAGCGGTATCGCCGATGAACTGCGTCACAACGAAACGCATGCTTATGTCTACGGCCGTTATGCCGCGCCAGGTCAGTACATTGTTCATGAAGCCAGTCCCACCTCCTCCGGTAATCTGGAATGGCTGACCGCGCAGTGGGGCGAGATGTCGTTTGAGGAGATCAACCGCAGCGTCGGCGACCTGCCGAAAGCGGGCAGCGACCTGTTCTTTCTGCCCTTTCTCTACGGCAGCAATGCCGGGCTGGAGATGACCTGCGGGTTTTACGGCATGCAGGCAATGCATACCCGCGCGCATCTTCTGCAGGCGGTTTTTGAAGGCGTGGTATTCAGCCATATGACCCACCTTAACCGAATGCGTGAACGCTTTCGCGAGGTGCACACTCTGCGTGTTACCGGCGGTCCGGCCCATTCTGAGGTCTGGATGCAGATGCTTGCCGACGTCAGCGGCCTGCCGCTGGAGCTGCCGCAAATTGAAGAAACCGGCTGTTTTGGGGCCGCGCTGGTGGCGCAGGTCGGGACCGGCGTTTACGCCAGCATTCATGAGGCACAGCGCTCGCTGACCTGGGACCTGCGAACCGTTACCCCGGACGCCACCGCACACGCTAACTACCAACGCAAATACCAGCGTTACCAGATTCTGATTGAAGCACTTCAGGGTTTTCATGCCCGTATTAAGGAGCACAACGTATGA
- the araD gene encoding L-ribulose-5-phosphate 4-epimerase → MLEQLKAEVLAANLALPAHHLVTFTWGNVSAVDHDSGLMVIKPSGVDYAVMTASDMVVVEIATGKVVEGDKKPSSDTPTHLALYRRYPGISGIVHTHSRHATIWSQAGRDLPAWGTTHADYFYGTIPCTRRMTQEEIAGEYEYQTGEVIIKTFEERDLDPMQVPAVLVHSHGPFAWGKNAADAVHNAVVLEECAYMGLFSRQLSPDLPDMQPELLDKHYLRKHGKTAYYGQ, encoded by the coding sequence ATGTTAGAACAACTGAAAGCCGAGGTGCTGGCGGCCAATCTGGCGCTGCCCGCGCATCATCTGGTGACGTTTACGTGGGGCAACGTTAGCGCCGTCGACCATGACAGCGGTTTGATGGTGATTAAACCTTCCGGCGTGGATTACGCTGTTATGACCGCCAGCGATATGGTGGTGGTGGAGATTGCCACCGGGAAGGTGGTGGAAGGCGATAAAAAGCCCTCTTCCGATACCCCTACCCATCTGGCGCTGTATCGCCGCTATCCCGGCATCAGCGGCATTGTTCATACCCATTCACGCCATGCCACCATCTGGTCGCAGGCGGGCCGCGATTTGCCCGCGTGGGGCACCACGCATGCTGACTATTTCTACGGCACTATTCCCTGCACGCGGCGGATGACCCAGGAGGAGATTGCGGGCGAATACGAGTACCAGACCGGCGAGGTGATTATTAAAACCTTCGAAGAGCGCGACCTTGATCCCATGCAGGTCCCGGCGGTGCTGGTCCATTCTCACGGGCCGTTTGCGTGGGGGAAAAACGCCGCCGACGCGGTGCATAACGCCGTGGTGCTGGAGGAATGCGCTTATATGGGGCTTTTCTCGCGTCAGCTCAGCCCGGATCTCCCTGATATGCAACCGGAACTGCTGGATAAACACTATCTGCGCAAGCACGGGAAAACCGCTTATTACGGACAGTGA
- a CDS encoding DUF4862 family protein: protein MKSNNAGYIIGAYPCAPSFHQKSEEEESAFWRQLADTADIRGLEQPCLENLHPYGDEWLWQHTPGEWQIVVTAIMETMRRRGLNSGFGLASSDENQRRACVDYYRHLQQKIASVNARHGGKVIALEIQAAPLAGNADADQATEAFARSIKEIASWDWSCKLVLEHCDAMTQPAPRKGFLPLENVLDVLSGYDISVCINWARSAIEGRNTTLPLTHTQMAKRAGKLGALMFSGTTETGDYGEWQDLHAPFAPFCEESLLTVDRAREVFNAADAATLQFAGIKLLEINANADVGHRIAILRNGIDAMNTVTK from the coding sequence ATGAAAAGCAATAACGCCGGTTATATTATTGGCGCGTACCCCTGCGCGCCGTCGTTTCACCAGAAAAGCGAAGAGGAAGAAAGCGCATTCTGGCGACAGCTCGCCGATACCGCTGATATACGCGGACTGGAGCAGCCCTGCCTGGAAAATCTGCATCCTTATGGTGACGAGTGGCTATGGCAACACACGCCCGGAGAGTGGCAGATCGTTGTCACCGCCATTATGGAAACCATGCGCCGTCGCGGACTCAACAGTGGCTTTGGTCTTGCCTCCAGCGATGAAAACCAGCGTCGGGCCTGCGTTGATTACTACCGCCATCTGCAGCAGAAAATCGCCTCTGTTAACGCCAGGCACGGCGGCAAAGTGATCGCCCTGGAAATCCAGGCGGCTCCTCTGGCAGGCAACGCCGATGCAGACCAGGCAACCGAGGCGTTCGCCCGCTCGATAAAAGAGATCGCCAGCTGGGACTGGTCATGCAAGCTGGTGCTGGAGCACTGCGATGCAATGACGCAGCCTGCGCCGCGCAAAGGCTTTCTGCCGCTGGAAAACGTGCTGGATGTGCTCAGCGGCTACGATATCAGCGTCTGTATTAACTGGGCGCGCTCCGCCATTGAAGGGCGCAATACCACGCTGCCGCTGACGCATACGCAAATGGCAAAACGGGCGGGAAAACTCGGCGCGCTCATGTTCTCCGGCACGACGGAAACGGGGGATTACGGCGAATGGCAGGATTTACATGCGCCCTTTGCCCCGTTCTGCGAAGAGAGTTTGCTGACGGTGGATCGCGCGCGTGAAGTATTTAATGCGGCCGATGCAGCAACTCTGCAATTTGCCGGTATCAAACTGCTTGAAATAAATGCTAATGCTGATGTCGGGCATCGGATTGCGATTTTACGCAATGGCATAGATGCAATGAACACAGTGACAAAATAA
- the yiaK gene encoding 3-dehydro-L-gulonate 2-dehydrogenase, with product MKVTFEQLKAAFNQVLLSRGVASDTADACAEMFARTTESGVYSHGVNRFPRFIQQLDAGDIIPDAAPKRIVSLGAIEQWDAQRSIGNLTAKKMMDRATGLASDHGIGLVALRNANHWMRGGSYGWQAAEKGYIGICWTNSIAVMPPWGAKECRIGTNPLIVAIPSNPITMVDMSMSMFSYGMLEVNRLAGRTLPVDGGFDDDGQLTKEPGVIEKNRRILPMGYWKGSGLSIVLDMIATLLSDGASVAEVTQDNSDEYGVSQIFIAIEVDKLIDGATRDAKLQRIMDFVTTADRSDEDVAIRLPGHEFTRLLEENRRNGITVDDSVWAKIQALQEVDDDLRSH from the coding sequence ATGAAAGTCACATTTGAACAGTTGAAAGCCGCTTTTAATCAGGTACTGCTTTCACGTGGCGTCGCCAGCGACACAGCCGATGCCTGCGCGGAAATGTTTGCCCGCACTACCGAATCCGGCGTGTATTCACACGGCGTAAACCGATTTCCACGTTTTATTCAGCAACTCGATGCGGGCGATATTATTCCCGACGCGGCACCGAAACGTATCGTCAGCCTCGGCGCGATCGAGCAGTGGGACGCGCAGCGTTCGATTGGCAATTTGACGGCGAAAAAGATGATGGATCGCGCGACCGGGCTGGCATCGGATCACGGTATCGGGCTGGTCGCCCTGCGTAACGCTAACCACTGGATGCGCGGCGGCAGTTACGGCTGGCAGGCGGCGGAGAAAGGCTACATTGGCATCTGCTGGACCAACTCGATTGCTGTCATGCCGCCGTGGGGCGCGAAGGAATGCCGCATTGGCACCAATCCGCTGATCGTCGCCATCCCGTCGAACCCCATCACAATGGTGGATATGTCGATGTCGATGTTCTCTTACGGCATGCTGGAAGTGAACCGGCTGGCGGGCCGTACCCTGCCGGTGGACGGCGGCTTCGACGATGACGGCCAACTGACCAAAGAGCCGGGCGTGATCGAGAAAAACCGCCGCATTCTGCCGATGGGCTACTGGAAAGGCTCCGGGCTTTCTATCGTGCTGGACATGATTGCCACCCTGCTTTCTGACGGCGCATCCGTGGCGGAGGTCACTCAGGACAACAGCGACGAATATGGCGTCTCGCAGATTTTCATCGCCATTGAAGTCGATAAGCTGATCGACGGGGCGACGCGCGACGCCAAACTCCAGCGGATTATGGACTTTGTCACCACCGCCGACCGTTCCGATGAAGATGTTGCCATTCGTCTGCCGGGACACGAGTTTACCCGTCTGCTGGAGGAAAACCGTCGTAACGGCATCACCGTTGATGACAGCGTATGGGCGAAAATTCAGGCGCTACAGGAGGTGGATGATGATCTTCGGTCACATTAA
- a CDS encoding helix-turn-helix domain-containing protein: protein MLELSIALPVKAQNGGLFISRGMGSHPARKLTSWEVIFVEKGTLTIQEEENVFAVNAGESLVLWPQRHHVGVGDFPADLKFYWLHFDVTKEAHHGEWLTHLAIPQHVKVGDPQYMMSLFRQFLNEQENIQRSVALELALLLILQQIALGADHKTDTDDAGTALAWKAQQLIRTQFHLPLSTSALAKELHCNADYLGRVYRRVFRLTLTDAIHRQRVRAAEKLLISDARSLKEVAGLCGFSDVGYFRQIFRKHTGLTPAVWKRRYCKEHINSA from the coding sequence ATGCTTGAATTATCCATAGCGCTTCCGGTGAAGGCACAGAATGGCGGGTTGTTTATCTCGCGTGGCATGGGAAGCCACCCCGCGCGAAAACTCACCTCGTGGGAAGTTATTTTTGTTGAAAAAGGGACATTAACGATTCAGGAGGAGGAGAATGTATTTGCGGTGAACGCCGGAGAAAGCCTGGTATTATGGCCGCAGCGTCATCATGTCGGCGTGGGTGATTTTCCCGCCGATCTAAAATTCTATTGGCTACATTTTGACGTGACAAAAGAAGCGCATCATGGCGAATGGTTAACCCACCTTGCCATACCGCAGCACGTTAAAGTGGGTGATCCGCAATATATGATGTCGCTATTTAGGCAATTTCTTAACGAGCAGGAAAATATACAGCGTAGCGTGGCGCTGGAATTAGCGTTACTGCTGATCCTGCAACAAATTGCGCTGGGGGCCGATCATAAAACGGATACCGATGATGCGGGTACGGCGCTGGCGTGGAAAGCGCAGCAGCTTATCCGTACCCAGTTTCATCTTCCGCTCTCCACCTCTGCGCTGGCAAAAGAGCTGCACTGCAACGCCGATTATCTGGGGCGCGTTTACCGCCGGGTTTTTCGCCTGACGCTGACCGACGCCATCCACCGCCAGCGGGTGCGGGCGGCGGAAAAACTGCTTATCAGCGACGCCCGTTCGCTGAAAGAGGTCGCCGGGCTGTGCGGTTTCAGCGATGTCGGCTATTTCCGGCAAATCTTCCGTAAACATACCGGGTTAACGCCCGCCGTCTGGAAGCGACGATACTGTAAAGAGCATATTAACTCGGCATGA
- a CDS encoding MFS transporter encodes MNTLSGSTPANIPHQRWLRIIPPILIACIISYMDRVNIAFAMPGGMDEELGISATMAGLAGGIFFIGYLFLQVPGGKIAVHGSGKKFIGWSLVAWAVISVLTGLITNQYQLLVLRFLLGVAEGGMLPVVLTMISNWFPDAERGRANAIVIMFVPIAGIITAPLSGWIITVLDWRWLFIIEGLLSVVVLVLWAFTVYDRPQEARWISEAEKNYLVETLAAEQQAIVGKEVKNASLSAVLSDKTMWQLIALNFFYQTGIYGYTLWLPTILKELTHTSIGQVGMLAVLPYVGAIAGMFLFSSLSDRTGKRKLFVSLPLIGFALCMFLSVTLKAHIWLSYAALVGCGFFLQSAAGVFWTIPARLFSAEMAGGARGVINALGNLGGFCGPYAVGVLITLYSKDAGVYCLAISLALAALMALLLPAKCDARAESTRPVNPRKREA; translated from the coding sequence ATGAATACTTTATCTGGCTCTACACCCGCGAATATTCCGCACCAACGCTGGCTTAGAATAATCCCACCTATTCTCATCGCCTGTATTATTTCGTATATGGACCGCGTCAATATCGCCTTCGCCATGCCTGGCGGGATGGATGAAGAACTGGGTATTTCCGCCACCATGGCCGGACTGGCAGGCGGCATCTTCTTTATTGGCTACCTCTTTTTGCAGGTGCCGGGCGGTAAAATCGCCGTCCACGGCAGCGGCAAGAAATTTATCGGCTGGTCGCTGGTCGCCTGGGCGGTGATTTCCGTGCTGACCGGCCTTATTACTAACCAGTATCAGTTGCTGGTGCTGCGTTTTCTGCTGGGCGTGGCCGAAGGCGGGATGCTGCCGGTGGTGCTGACGATGATCAGCAACTGGTTCCCGGATGCCGAGCGCGGCCGTGCTAACGCCATCGTGATTATGTTTGTGCCCATTGCCGGGATCATCACCGCACCGCTCTCCGGCTGGATCATCACCGTACTGGACTGGCGCTGGCTGTTCATTATCGAAGGTCTGCTGTCGGTGGTGGTGCTGGTACTGTGGGCATTTACCGTTTATGACCGTCCGCAGGAGGCACGCTGGATTTCAGAGGCCGAGAAAAATTATCTGGTGGAAACACTGGCCGCAGAGCAGCAGGCCATTGTCGGTAAAGAGGTCAAAAACGCCTCGCTTAGCGCGGTCCTGTCCGACAAAACCATGTGGCAGTTGATCGCACTAAACTTCTTTTATCAGACCGGAATTTACGGTTATACCCTGTGGCTGCCGACCATTCTCAAAGAGCTGACCCATACCAGCATCGGCCAGGTGGGAATGCTGGCCGTTCTGCCCTACGTCGGGGCGATTGCGGGCATGTTCCTCTTCTCCTCCCTGTCGGACCGCACCGGCAAACGTAAGCTGTTTGTTTCCCTGCCGCTGATTGGTTTTGCGCTGTGCATGTTTTTGTCCGTCACGCTGAAGGCCCATATCTGGCTCTCCTATGCCGCGCTGGTCGGCTGTGGCTTCTTCCTGCAATCCGCCGCAGGGGTGTTCTGGACCATTCCGGCACGCCTGTTCAGCGCCGAAATGGCAGGCGGCGCGCGCGGGGTAATTAACGCCCTCGGCAACCTCGGCGGCTTCTGCGGCCCTTACGCGGTTGGCGTTTTGATCACGCTCTACAGCAAAGATGCCGGCGTTTACTGCCTGGCCATCTCGCTGGCGCTGGCGGCGCTGATGGCGCTGCTGCTGCCCGCGAAATGCGATGCCAGAGCTGAAAGTACCCGCCCGGTAAACCCGCGTAAGCGCGAAGCATAA
- the yiaJ gene encoding IclR family transcriptional regulator YiaJ: MSTKESDVMQDKERPAGSQSLFRGLMLIEILSNYPNGCPLAHLSELAGLNKSTVHRLLQGLQSCGYVTPAPAAGSYRLTTKFIAVGQKALSSLNIIHVAAPHLEALNLATGETINFSSREDDHAILIYKLEPTTGMLRTRAYIGQHMPLYCSAMGKIYMAFGHPDYVETYWQSHQDSIQPLTRNTITGLPAMYDELAQIRESRMAMDREENELGVSCIAVPVFDIHHRVPYAISISLSTSRLKQIGEKNLLKPLRETAQAISNELGFSVRE; encoded by the coding sequence ATGAGTACGAAAGAGAGCGATGTAATGCAGGATAAAGAGAGGCCCGCCGGAAGCCAGAGCCTGTTTCGCGGCTTAATGCTGATTGAGATCCTCAGTAACTATCCGAACGGTTGTCCACTGGCACACCTGTCTGAACTGGCGGGGCTGAACAAAAGTACCGTTCATCGTCTGCTACAGGGTTTGCAGTCCTGCGGCTATGTGACGCCCGCGCCTGCGGCAGGCAGCTATCGGCTGACGACGAAATTTATTGCGGTAGGGCAGAAAGCGCTTTCGTCCCTGAATATTATCCACGTTGCCGCGCCGCACCTGGAGGCGCTGAACCTGGCAACCGGGGAAACCATTAACTTTTCCAGCCGCGAAGACGATCATGCGATTCTGATCTACAAGCTGGAGCCGACGACCGGCATGCTGCGCACCCGCGCTTATATCGGGCAGCATATGCCGCTCTACTGTTCGGCGATGGGCAAGATTTATATGGCGTTCGGACACCCGGATTATGTGGAGACGTACTGGCAGAGCCACCAGGACAGTATTCAGCCGCTAACCCGCAATACGATTACCGGCCTGCCTGCGATGTACGATGAGCTGGCGCAAATTCGTGAGAGCAGGATGGCGATGGACAGGGAAGAGAACGAGCTGGGGGTGTCATGCATTGCCGTACCGGTATTTGATATCCACCACCGCGTGCCCTATGCGATTTCGATTTCACTTTCGACTTCGCGCCTCAAGCAGATCGGTGAGAAGAATTTGCTTAAGCCGTTACGGGAGACCGCACAGGCTATCTCTAACGAGCTGGGTTTCAGCGTGCGGGAATAA
- a CDS encoding MFS transporter, producing MTSTPITATEITQKALDEKLSIREKIGYGLGDAGGTVITCLIMNFLTFFYTDIFGLTPALVGTLFIALRVFDAISDPVMGILADRTQSRWGRFRPWQLWIALPIGIIGVLTFTVPDASMGVKIAWAFGTYLLLSVGYTAINVPYCALINTMTTRHSEVISCQSWRFVLCGVAGFLVSVGLPWLVAGLGNGNAARGYQLGVGVLCAVAVVMFLCCFFWVRERVSLSAMGNFTLREHLAGLRKNDQLLLMLVMSFLLINVFNIRGGGYMYFITYALEGSTAYTSLFFTMVTFASILGSVIVNPLSRRIDTVKLYYYTNLVLAALAVAMWFLPIGPAYQTLWLAVILGNGIILGFTLPLHFSLMAFADDYGEWKTGVRSSGMNFAFNLFFIKLAWAASAGIISLVFIFVAYQPGLANQTASSLQGITAMETLLPALFHLLLAFSIRACRLNNPMMARIATDLRQRHAHV from the coding sequence ATGACTTCCACCCCAATTACTGCCACAGAAATTACGCAGAAAGCACTTGATGAAAAACTGTCGATTCGTGAAAAAATTGGCTACGGGCTGGGTGATGCTGGCGGGACGGTGATCACCTGTCTGATCATGAATTTTTTAACCTTTTTCTATACCGATATTTTTGGCCTGACGCCCGCGCTGGTGGGCACGTTATTTATCGCCCTGCGCGTGTTCGATGCCATTTCCGATCCGGTGATGGGAATACTCGCCGACCGCACCCAAAGCCGCTGGGGACGGTTTCGTCCCTGGCAACTGTGGATCGCGCTGCCGATTGGTATTATCGGCGTGCTGACCTTCACCGTACCGGACGCCAGCATGGGCGTAAAAATCGCCTGGGCATTCGGCACCTATCTGCTGCTCTCGGTAGGCTACACCGCCATCAACGTCCCCTACTGCGCCCTGATTAACACGATGACCACCCGGCATAGCGAGGTGATCTCCTGCCAGTCATGGCGCTTTGTGCTGTGCGGGGTGGCCGGTTTTCTGGTCTCTGTGGGCCTGCCGTGGCTGGTCGCCGGGCTGGGCAACGGTAATGCGGCGCGCGGTTATCAATTGGGCGTCGGCGTGCTGTGCGCGGTTGCCGTCGTCATGTTCCTGTGCTGCTTTTTCTGGGTACGCGAGCGCGTTTCACTCAGCGCGATGGGCAACTTCACCCTGCGCGAGCATCTCGCCGGCTTGCGTAAAAACGATCAGCTTTTGCTGATGCTGGTGATGTCGTTTCTGTTGATTAATGTGTTTAACATCCGCGGCGGCGGCTATATGTACTTCATCACCTATGCCCTTGAAGGCAGCACGGCTTATACCTCGCTCTTTTTCACGATGGTGACCTTTGCTTCCATTCTTGGTTCAGTGATTGTCAACCCGCTCTCGCGCCGTATCGATACGGTAAAACTCTACTACTACACCAACCTGGTGCTGGCGGCGCTGGCGGTCGCAATGTGGTTTTTGCCAATCGGCCCGGCTTATCAGACGCTATGGCTGGCGGTCATTCTCGGTAACGGCATTATTCTTGGTTTTACGCTGCCGCTGCACTTCTCACTGATGGCGTTTGCCGATGACTACGGCGAGTGGAAAACCGGCGTGCGGTCTTCGGGCATGAACTTTGCGTTTAACCTGTTTTTCATCAAGCTGGCCTGGGCTGCCAGCGCGGGCATCATCAGCCTGGTCTTTATTTTCGTGGCGTATCAGCCGGGCCTGGCTAACCAAACCGCCAGCTCGCTACAGGGCATTACCGCCATGGAAACGCTGCTGCCTGCCCTTTTCCATCTTCTGCTGGCGTTTTCGATCCGCGCCTGCCGCCTTAATAATCCCATGATGGCGCGTATTGCCACCGATTTGCGCCAGCGCCATGCCCACGTGTAA
- the ulaD gene encoding 3-keto-L-gulonate-6-phosphate decarboxylase UlaD produces the protein MSRPLLQLALDHTRLADAQRDVSLLKNHVDIVEAGTILCLTEGLGAVKALREQCPEKIIVADWKVADAGETLAQQAFDAGANWMTIICAAPLATIEKGHVVAQARGGEIQIELFGNWTLNDARDWYRVGIRQAIYHRGRDAQASGQQWGEVDLARMKALSDIGLELSITGGITPADLPLFKDIRVKAFIAGRALAGARDPAQVAAEFHAQIQSIWGEQ, from the coding sequence ATGAGCCGACCTCTTTTGCAACTGGCGCTCGACCACACCCGTCTTGCTGACGCGCAGCGCGACGTCAGCCTGCTAAAAAACCATGTTGATATCGTCGAAGCGGGCACCATTCTGTGTCTGACCGAAGGGCTTGGCGCGGTTAAAGCGCTACGCGAACAGTGTCCGGAGAAGATTATTGTCGCTGACTGGAAGGTCGCGGACGCCGGAGAAACGCTGGCGCAGCAGGCCTTCGACGCGGGCGCGAACTGGATGACCATTATCTGCGCCGCACCGCTTGCGACCATCGAAAAAGGCCATGTGGTCGCACAGGCACGCGGCGGAGAAATCCAGATTGAACTGTTCGGCAACTGGACGCTCAACGATGCCCGTGACTGGTACCGCGTCGGTATCCGCCAGGCCATTTATCACCGCGGCCGCGACGCGCAGGCCAGCGGTCAGCAGTGGGGCGAGGTCGATCTGGCGCGCATGAAGGCGCTTTCCGACATCGGCCTTGAGCTGTCCATTACCGGCGGCATTACGCCAGCCGATCTGCCGCTATTTAAAGATATCCGCGTAAAAGCGTTTATCGCCGGACGCGCGCTGGCGGGTGCCCGCGATCCCGCCCAGGTCGCGGCGGAATTCCACGCGCAGATCCAGTCCATCTGGGGAGAGCAATAA
- a CDS encoding L-ribulose-5-phosphate 3-epimerase — MRSHPLGIYEKALAKELSWPERLVLAKSCGFDFVEMSVDETDERLSRLEWSTAQRASLVQAMLETGVAIPSMCLSAHRRFPFGSRDETVRVRAREIMSKAIRLARDLGIRTIQLAGYDVYYEEHDEGTQQRFAEGLAWAVEQAAASQVMLAVEIMDTAFMNSISKWKKWDELLASPWFSVYPDVGNLSAWGNDVQAELSLGIDRIAAIHLKDTQPVTAQSAGQFRDVPFGEGCVDFVCIFSTLRKLNYRGAFLIEMWTEKANEPVLEIIQARRWIEARMQEGGLIC; from the coding sequence ATGCGCAGCCATCCATTAGGTATTTATGAAAAGGCGCTGGCAAAAGAACTAAGCTGGCCGGAGCGGCTGGTGCTGGCGAAAAGCTGCGGCTTCGATTTTGTCGAAATGTCGGTGGATGAAACCGATGAGCGCCTGTCGCGCCTGGAGTGGAGCACCGCTCAGCGCGCCTCGCTGGTGCAGGCCATGCTGGAAACGGGCGTCGCTATTCCCTCAATGTGTCTCTCTGCGCATCGCCGCTTTCCCTTTGGCAGCCGCGATGAAACCGTTCGCGTGCGGGCTCGTGAAATCATGAGCAAAGCGATCCGCCTCGCCCGCGATTTAGGTATTCGTACCATTCAACTGGCGGGTTACGACGTCTATTACGAAGAACACGATGAAGGCACCCAGCAGCGTTTTGCCGAAGGGCTGGCGTGGGCTGTAGAGCAGGCCGCCGCGTCGCAGGTAATGCTGGCGGTAGAAATTATGGATACCGCGTTTATGAACTCCATCAGCAAATGGAAAAAATGGGATGAACTGCTCGCCTCGCCGTGGTTCAGCGTCTACCCGGACGTCGGCAATCTGAGCGCCTGGGGCAATGACGTTCAGGCGGAGCTTTCGCTGGGTATCGATCGCATTGCAGCCATTCATCTCAAAGACACCCAGCCCGTCACGGCGCAAAGTGCCGGGCAGTTTCGCGACGTGCCTTTTGGCGAAGGCTGCGTCGATTTCGTCTGCATTTTCAGCACGTTACGCAAGCTGAATTACCGCGGCGCATTTCTGATTGAGATGTGGACCGAGAAAGCCAACGAGCCGGTTCTGGAAATTATCCAGGCACGCCGCTGGATTGAAGCCCGCATGCAGGAAGGAGGATTGATATGTTAG